One stretch of Riemerella columbina DNA includes these proteins:
- the pdxH gene encoding pyridoxamine 5'-phosphate oxidase — MEDLHDKRQVYEKGCLLESQAKENPIEQFRDWLLEAEAHPAIAEANAMAVSTIDADGCPRTRMVLLKAYTWEGFIFYTNYLSQKGKAIERLPMVCLHFFYPALERQIIIKAKVEKIPENLSDGYFASRPRGSQLGAVVSPQSEEIPNRDYLEQKLNALEKSYEGQEIPRPEHWGGYIAKPYEIEFWQGRPNRLHDRLRYRLDEDYQWQLSRLAP, encoded by the coding sequence ATGGAAGACCTACACGATAAAAGACAAGTTTATGAAAAAGGCTGTTTGTTAGAATCTCAAGCCAAAGAAAATCCGATAGAGCAATTTAGAGATTGGCTTTTGGAGGCGGAAGCCCACCCAGCCATTGCTGAAGCCAATGCGATGGCGGTTTCCACGATAGATGCTGATGGCTGCCCACGCACTCGGATGGTGCTACTAAAAGCCTACACTTGGGAAGGTTTTATTTTCTACACCAACTATCTGAGCCAAAAAGGAAAGGCGATAGAGCGCCTGCCTATGGTGTGTTTGCATTTTTTCTACCCTGCATTAGAGCGACAAATCATCATCAAAGCTAAGGTGGAAAAAATCCCAGAAAATTTGAGTGATGGCTATTTTGCTTCTCGCCCAAGAGGAAGCCAGCTCGGTGCGGTGGTCTCGCCTCAAAGTGAAGAAATTCCCAACCGAGATTATCTGGAACAAAAACTCAATGCTTTAGAGAAATCCTACGAAGGGCAGGAAATTCCACGCCCTGAGCATTGGGGTGGCTACATCGCAAAGCCTTATGAAATAGAGTTTTGGCAAGGGCGCCCCAACCGACTGCACGACCGCCTAAGGTACCGCTTAGATGAGGATTACCAATGGCAGTTGTCACGGCTGGCACCATAA